AAGCGCTGACCATTAAAAGAGGAGGTTACCCGGTTAACGGATTCGGATGCGGATCACGAGCAACAAGTGCACCCGGTACCACTTTCGGGTCGAGCGCCGCTTGGCTGCCTCCGCAAAAACAGCCTACAGCAAGATCCACTGACGTGGCTCACCCGCGGGACCCACCCGTTGACAAAATCTTTGGAACCGACGAAAACAAGCACCGGCAACTCCCACTTATCGAGAGGAAGATGGTAACAATGTGGGCATTTAATGCTTAGGAAAACGTTTGACCGGGCTAGCAGTGGGCTATAAGATGACTTTTATTGTGCGGCTTCGGGGAAAGGAACACAAACTTCAATGCGTGGTTAAGAGCAGACATGGCTGGTGTAGCAAGCGAAGATGAAATCACGAGCGGTGTCGTAGAAGAATTGATGGAGAAGGACTCAGATCAGGCTCTGCGTGACTCTGTGATTGTCTGTCCTCCATTTTAGGACATGTCGAACAGCTGATCTATCTGAGAAACATGAAGctggatatcactggggaaaagaTCCCTGGTTAGATCCAGTGGATCGATGTTCTGACTTTATAGGGGCGTAGATGGTGATGGTTGTAAGAGAAAGAGCATCAACGAGTACACAGAAATGGTTTGGATACATCTTTCTGCTCTTCCTTGTACGTAAAGATCTAATGGTGAATGCAGCTCCGTGCTCACAACGAGGAGGAGCATGCCAGTGTCTCGCCGACAGCACGTGACGGCTCGAGCAGCGGTGGTGCAGTCCTCGGCTGAAACCGAGGCGCGCCCACGGGTGGAGTACTCCGGATGCGGCAATTGGCGTCGCCTTCGGTGTCAGGACAATCCAGGTTCACGCCGAACAACCTAACTCGCTTGACGGCGGCCTGGCCGCGAACGAGGGGCGCCGACGGCACGCCGCTGCTACCTGCCTGTTGCACCTCCTTCTGCGGCGGTCTCGCGGCCAGCGGTCTGAGGTACAGAGGGTGCCGGCTGACCGAGCCCAAGCTCGCCGCAACGTGGGTTCGTGCCTGCCAGCTGTTGCCGCTGCACTGCCAGACGGGCCGCGCAAAGGACAGTGCAGGGAGTGGAACCCGTGGCCGGGCGCGGCTCTGAGGTCGTCGCTTCCAGTCGATGTAAAGGCGGTGGCGTCCCAACTCACCGACGCCGCGGCTGAAGGAGACGGTGTCCCCAGCATCGAGGCCCTTCTCCTTGACGAATCGACTCCACCCCTTGGTCATCACGTAGCTCTGGCTGCTGTTCCAGTAGGAGTAGCGGAAGCGCCACGGCTTCCCCGTCCGGTCCTCGAAACATAGCAGCAGGCCCTTCTCGTTGGCCAAGGCATCCATCGGCAGGTGTCTCTCTGCGTGCTGCTTCGGGACCACCAGCCGGTTCAGCTTGCCGACGTCGCTCGGCGTCACAACCTTGTCGAACATGTACTCCTTCAGTATGAAAGAATCATTGCCCATGCCGTCGATCGACCTGACGCCGGTGGACAACGATGACGGCGAAGGGGAGGAAGGGACGAAGGGGGGGTGTCTACAGAACTCGACCTGCTCTTCTTCCTGATCAGTGTCGTAAAAGCTCTCTCTTTTTCCATGCGTGAGTTCCATATCTAGTGACTTACTTCTCCTTCACAGCCTGAAAACAGAAAGAATCAACGAGAAGGAATCAGGTACCTTTAACGGAAGTAGAAAAAGACGAATCCACGAGAGATGCAGATCTTGACAGGGTCAGTGAAGCACACAATTTTGATAGGTATATAGGAAGGGCATGACAGTAgcagctgaagaagaagaagagatgcagAAAGCACTGTTCTGAAACGCATATAGGAGGAGGATGGTAATAGCAGCTGTATAGAATGGAGGGGGTTAAGGGCGAGGGACCATGAATCATCTAGTTGAGCTCATGTGAGCTTGTCCTTACATCaatcatatatatagatatatatatatatatatatatatatatatattgtacaaGAAGATTTTGCACACTTAAGAGAGATGAATGgtggtattattattattaggataTGCATCTTCTAATTTTCTGCAATAACAAGGGAAGATACATTGATGAATACTTCAATTCCTTCAAAAGAGGTTCAGTGAGGACAATTGGTTGATGCTCCCTTACTACCTGTCATCAACTGTTACTTGATGCTGAGGAAGTCCTCAGAGACATCGAACCTGTCGTGTGGTCCTCCTATTCTTAGAATACTTCTCCACAGTACTTCAAGATAATTCCCAAGTCAAGGCATCAAACATGGCCTTGCTCTGTGTGCAGAAACCAATTGCAGCTTCTCTAATGTGCATTATACACTCAGATTAACATATTACAAGCGCCTCATTCCATCATATTATATGCATGGAGGAGAGTATCTGCCATGGAAGCTTGGAGCTCAGAATCATCCACATCAGTTCATTCACCTGCCTACCATCCCACTGGATCTCTTCTACCTATGGAATTATATTACTCGCTTTAGATTAGCTCACACGCCAGTCTTTCTGCTGCGGAAAGGATCCATTTCCCATTGTTATTAGCTCGCATTAATGAGTACTGTTCACGTATCATCTTTCTGCTGCTCGTCTTCCCTTCAGAGTTCACTTGCATCTTAGTGGAtgcaagtaagaagaatcatagtgAGAGAAATTGTTAGAGTAATGAAAGCCAAGATTTTATTTGGTTTTCCCTTACTGATGATACTGAAGTCAGACGATGCAAATTATATGTAGTGATTGAAAGAAGAAGGTGGCATGTTCTGGGACAAGATGGATCTACTCATGTTCAGGAATATGAGAAACACCAAGATGGAAACCAGCATGGTGCAGCTGATTCCGAAGGACGTGAATGCACTTTAATCATGATATAGCAAACAAATGGGCACTTTGCAGCAGAGAACAATGGAATGAGAGCTTTCCTTCTCCATGTAGATAGCTCAAAAGAGTCCTTGCCCAGAGCATGGCTCCCCTCAACAGTAAGTTGGAAGCCAAGGAGCTGCACCACCAATGCCAAACATGGAGACATGCCATGCATGCACGGATCTGAAGCCAACCTGAACAAGATCCCTTTCGCAAGGCCCCCGTGATGCCTTCCTTCCATGGCCCCTATCATGAGAGCTGGACCCTTCTCTGAGTGTGACTACTGAGGTGGAGATAGCAAACGATACAGTGTATAGTGTTCACCTCACAAGGTAGACTGTACAAAGATAGGTAGGTGAAGGAACGATGGTAGAGTAGTGTGGACCAGCACAATGAAGTAACTTGAAGTGCCACAATTATTGGATCGCCGTTTACCCAGGGATGTGGACTTGGGAACCATGCATCGTTGCTGTAAGGTTGATGTTGTCCTGATgctgcgaagaagaagaagaagaagaagcagtcaTCGGATGGGGAATCCAGATCACCATGAATGATACCACCATGTGGGTGGTGCCACTTGGAATGTCCCCAACCTCTCCCATGGCAGGCCTGGCCACCGAACTCATTATCCGTCATAACTCACTTGTAGGTGTACGATCCCAGCCCGGCCACTCCATATCAATATGAAAGAGAGGTCTCCTCTGGAGTGGAGACACAGAAACCAGGTGGGGAAATGGCCTTTAAAGATAGAGACTGGATGATGAGTCATCGGGGACCGGCGTACGTGAGTGTCACAGCTCCATCCCTCTGTCATCATTTATTCAGATGAGCCCTTTATTCTGATGTATTCATACTAGCTGTCTACGTGAGCATTATTACAATACAGAGCACGAGAAACTCCGCAGCAAAGAAGAACCAAGAGCGAACGATGTCTCCGCttcatcctcctcctcttttAGTTGGAACAGCGTCCCGGTGGAGATCAACTCCAGGCATCAAGCGCAGTTGCCCTCTCTACCCTCCTGCAATTCTGAGCAAAAACGGTTGAGCCGTCGCTGTTGGGTCGCGTTTTCTGCCATCATACAAGAGAgattacagagagagagagagagagagagagagagacagagacagagagaaaGAACAGTTGTAACTTTTACCGCAAATGTAAAGAGACGATGACATCTTTAGTAGCAGGCAAAAAGCTGCAGCTGCTCCTCCCGAGAGTTGATGACAGTAAAGTGTATGCTACTGTTCGTTTGTGTGTTTGGGACTGCTGCTGTTAAGAAACCACATCGAGCCGAGAAAAATTACAACAATTTTTGTGGTATTGGAGTGAAATTTGGATCCATGTGGATTGCAAAAGAGGCTGGACGTGACTctgcgagatatatatatatatatgtgtgtataatctgtgtgtgtgtgtgtgcatcacTGTACGTAGCATGGGTCTACATAACATCTACGCAGCATATGGATGCAGACAACAACGCCTGACACATCAATGAATGCTTACGTACTCTTAATTATTTAGATGTGAAACAGCAGGCAGTAGCCTCAGATCACCGGTCATTTCATTAATTGCATGGCAGCTCAGTGGCGGGCTGAACTGCCATTTCCTTTCTTGTCTCTTCGGTCTCTACGATATTGGTCTATGATAGATGTCATAAATAGTTTTGGTACATGATTAAGATATTTCTTTTTGCATGCACAGGAGGCTTGAGAAATCAGCAGACTGAAAATGGAGAAGAGTGGCGAGTGCAATCTTGACCAACAAGCTGGGGTTCGAGATGTGATGAAAACAGAGTCACTCAGTGTAGATTAGTATCCATGTTTACACATTCTTGCAATAGCATCATGGTCACCTTATCCAACCATGGAAGAGGTGATAGAAGACTGAGTTGAACACTAATCAGAATGATCAGTGATGGGTCATGCATGAATCAGCATCAACATCTTCCAGAACAAAAGTAGTTGAACTTATGAGTGTTCTCTCCGAGCTCTATTCCATCAAAATTgtctttcattttttttgttgttgcaaaTCATGATACTTCATTCTACCATCAATCTTTGAAACTTCAGCCTATGTTATAAGAATTCTGAACCGGGCAACAGATGCATTACTGCAAATTTGTTTCATATTAGGTTACATATTCTACTTATAGTGATTGATGTTTGAAGACTGGTAAAATAGTAATAGATAACTCATCTTGCCTTATAATGGACAACCATGAGGCATATGATTGGATATGTACTACTTTTAGCTGTATTAAAGCACTGTATCAACCTCATAGCAGTGTTATTAGGTAGATAGCTCATGATCAAACTGTTTCAGCTTGTTAGCTGCATTAAAGGTGCTGTATCGACCTCATGAGAGCATCACAGACCATTTAGTTGCACTCTGGCATAAAAGCTAGAATATGTGCAAGTGAAAAGCATCCAGCATTCAAGGGTCTCTAGAACCTGTGGGTGTCAGAATTATCCCCAGTCGAGCATTCAAGGGTCTGGTGTTCACTCTTCCACCGCTACTTCGATGACAGTGAAGCACGGAGTTGGAGCAATGGTAGGCGCACTCTACAATTATATCACTTCATGTGAGGTTCATGTTCAGCAGCAGATTCATGAGTGAATTCTGCATTAAGCTGTACATCTCTCAGTTCTGATGCATCCTTTTCACAAGATTGTATCCTACCGCACCGGAGGATATAATCTGTCACCAATATGTGGCGTATGAAGAACAACCCCTCAAAGGTTCCCATCCATGCAATTTGTCAGAAAGTTACAGGGGGAATATATTCAAAACCAGTGACTGTTGCTTCCTCGTTCGATTCCAAAGTGTCGGAAAGTTGGAAGGGGAATATATTCAAAACCAGTGGCTGTTGCTTCGTCATTCGACTTCAGCCGGGTATAATCTCTCTCAACATGCCATGCATGCTATAAGATTTCTTTTATTAGATTCTGGTGGGAGATGGTCTTACTCACCAGGGAAAGAATGATAAGAATTATTTTCTTGTCTCTTCCTTGGAACAAAATCCTCTTCACAAAGATGATTGATTCCCTCTCTCTACCATTAAAGATGACTGTTGTCTGTGTCTTAATGGTTATCTGAGTCATTTAGTAGCTTGAAGACTAGTTCTACTTGGATTCGACAGCAAGTTTTTCTGTAAAGAggcaaggaagaagaaaaaaagagaattaAAGGAAGTCAGATGCCATCAGATAACCACCAAGATGTGTTGTCTGAAAGCTAAGGTAAACTAGTTTGCAGAAGGAGAGATCAAGTAATAAGATGGAATATCTTGTGTTCATCCACTACCTCCCAAATGCTAAGATTATTATCGTATCATCAACTTGCTTCAAATACAAATTGTTCCCCATCATTCCTGGAAATTAATATTTCTTGCTTTCTTAACCCACACGttaaaccaaaaaaaaagaaagaaactataTCATTTGATCAATGGTATTTTATTAGAAAAAATctctaatattaattttttattctagaAAAAATCTCTAGAATAACTTGATCACATACATATGCTattcaaaaaattgataattagttatcaaaaaattatttaaaaataataaagtaattATCTTAAAATCACCATGAAATGATTTTAAGTTGATTAGtactatttttttatatttttaaaaattgtataataattaattattaaaattaaatatttttaataacataTATGATCATATCATTTAAGTAAAAAATATGAGGATATTTTTatctaagtaaaaaaaaaaaaaaaagaataccgCAAGTAAAAAATGAATATGGGAGTGTCATCCGATAAAAAATCAATACTAGAAATTTCTTTCCGTAAAATATCGTTTGACCAATGCTTATGCACTCAGTTGAAAAGTGAGTGGTAATCCAAGCATAATATTACTGTCGATCCACTTAAAAGAATCCCCATCTTAAAACATCCGAAGGAATATGATACTTCGGAATAATCAATCACAAAGTTGGGAATGGAAGGAATAGTGAGAGATTCAAATGAAGTAAAATGCAGTCATTCGGCAGCTTTCATGACCATGCTCAATCTTTAGCTGTTCATCAGAAAATTCTACCTTATC
Above is a genomic segment from Musa acuminata AAA Group cultivar baxijiao chromosome BXJ3-4, Cavendish_Baxijiao_AAA, whole genome shotgun sequence containing:
- the LOC135636458 gene encoding B3 domain-containing protein Os03g0120900-like gives rise to the protein MELTHGKRESFYDTDQEEEQVEFCRHPPFVPSSPSPSSLSTGVRSIDGMGNDSFILKEYMFDKVVTPSDVGKLNRLVVPKQHAERHLPMDALANEKGLLLCFEDRTGKPWRFRYSYWNSSQSYVMTKGWSRFVKEKGLDAGDTVSFSRGVGELGRHRLYIDWKRRPQSRARPRVPLPALSFARPVWQCSGNSWQARTHVAASLGSVSRHPLYLRPLAARPPQKEVQQAGSSGVPSAPLVRGQAAVKRVRLFGVNLDCPDTEGDANCRIRSTPPVGAPRFQPRTAPPLLEPSRAVGETLACSSSL